Proteins from a single region of Flavobacterium sp. K5-23:
- a CDS encoding GreA/GreB family elongation factor → MSRGFVKEDDQEEIPIVPPRADLPEGVTNYVTQSGMDQLLNEKQELINDRENLENSNENERRIAVNHISAKLQLLNNRIATAKIVDLKTQPKNEIRFGALVSLKIGNNTKLQNYQIVGVDEADISKGKISFISPIAKLLINKKVGDKAILKLAKEDRIFEIMEIAYEQE, encoded by the coding sequence ATGAGTAGAGGATTTGTAAAAGAGGACGATCAGGAAGAAATTCCTATCGTGCCGCCAAGAGCAGATTTGCCAGAAGGAGTGACAAATTATGTTACTCAATCTGGTATGGATCAGCTTTTGAATGAAAAACAAGAATTGATTAATGATAGAGAAAACCTGGAAAATTCAAATGAAAATGAAAGGCGAATTGCAGTAAACCATATTAGTGCAAAATTACAATTGTTAAACAATCGAATAGCTACTGCTAAAATAGTAGATTTAAAAACACAACCGAAAAATGAAATTCGCTTTGGTGCCTTAGTGAGTTTAAAAATTGGCAATAACACAAAACTTCAGAACTATCAAATTGTAGGTGTAGATGAAGCTGATATTTCGAAAGGGAAAATCTCATTTATTTCTCCGATTGCTAAACTATTGATCAACAAAAAAGTTGGTGACAAGGCTATATTAAAGCTTGCGAAGGAAGATAGGATTTTTGAAATTATGGAAATCGCCTATGAGCAGGAGTAA
- a CDS encoding alcohol dehydrogenase catalytic domain-containing protein, with protein MSTNLSITYAGPWDLEMVDMPIPKREFKGKILEHAVIVKVIATNICGSDQHIYRGRFDVPAGTVLGHEITGEIIEIGRDVLHLAVGDIVSVPFNVSCGRCRSCKTQHPEVCETVNDQAPVGAYGFDLGGWQGGQSQYCLVPYADFALLKFPDRDQALERMLDLAFLSDILPTGYHGCVSAKVKPGSTVYIAGAGPVGRAAAMSARLLGAACVIVGDQNKERLDVLKKAGYETIDLSTSGSLKDKIEAILGVPHVDCGVDAVGYEAHGHGENANKEMPETALNDVMDVTRAGGSIGIPGIYVGSDPGSDLVRAKNGTLDLILGQAWVKSLTLTTGMAPVMNYSYDLMQAILWNRIDVQSVMNIAVVPIQGGVDAYKSFSDGSSKKFVINPNGYLKNS; from the coding sequence ATGAGTACAAATCTTAGTATTACGTATGCAGGTCCGTGGGATCTAGAAATGGTTGATATGCCTATTCCGAAAAGAGAATTTAAAGGAAAAATCCTTGAACATGCAGTTATTGTAAAAGTTATTGCTACAAATATTTGTGGTAGTGATCAGCACATTTACCGCGGGCGTTTTGATGTTCCTGCAGGAACGGTTCTCGGGCATGAGATTACAGGAGAGATTATTGAAATTGGTCGTGATGTGCTGCATTTAGCGGTGGGCGATATTGTATCTGTCCCGTTTAACGTTTCTTGTGGACGCTGTAGAAGCTGTAAGACACAGCATCCTGAAGTTTGTGAAACCGTAAACGATCAAGCGCCAGTTGGCGCCTATGGTTTTGATTTAGGTGGATGGCAAGGCGGACAGTCTCAATACTGTTTAGTTCCCTATGCTGATTTTGCTTTATTAAAATTCCCAGACAGAGATCAGGCGCTAGAGCGCATGCTCGATCTGGCATTTCTTTCAGATATCTTACCGACTGGTTATCATGGTTGTGTTTCAGCGAAGGTAAAACCAGGATCAACTGTTTATATTGCTGGCGCTGGACCTGTTGGTCGAGCTGCGGCTATGTCAGCTCGTTTACTAGGAGCAGCTTGTGTTATAGTAGGTGATCAAAATAAAGAACGTTTAGATGTTCTTAAAAAAGCGGGTTATGAAACAATCGATCTTTCGACATCAGGTTCGTTAAAAGATAAAATTGAAGCGATTCTAGGTGTTCCTCATGTTGATTGTGGTGTTGATGCAGTAGGTTATGAAGCCCACGGACATGGTGAAAACGCGAATAAAGAAATGCCTGAGACAGCCTTAAATGATGTTATGGATGTTACTCGAGCTGGAGGAAGTATTGGAATCCCAGGAATTTACGTGGGTAGTGATCCAGGAAGTGATCTAGTGCGTGCAAAAAATGGGACGCTTGATCTAATTCTTGGGCAGGCATGGGTTAAATCCTTGACTTTGACAACTGGAATGGCTCCAGTAATGAATTATAGTTATGATTTGATGCAAGCAATTCTTTGGAATCGAATCGATGTGCAATCTGTAATGAATATTGCGGTTGTGCCAATTCAAGGAGGTGTAGATGCTTACAAATCATTTAGTGATGGTTCTTCTAAGAAGTTTGTGATAAATCCAAATGGATATTTGAAGAATTCATAA
- a CDS encoding 6-carboxytetrahydropterin synthase: MSNIRITKQFNFETGHALYGYDGKCKNVHGHSYKLSVTVIGSPITDRSNVKFGMVIDFSDLKKIVKEEIVDQFDHATVFNETTPHVELAMELKTRGHHVILVDYQPTSENMVIDFSKRIISRLPLGIKLFSLKLQETESSFAEWYASDNINELL; the protein is encoded by the coding sequence ATGAGCAATATCAGAATTACAAAACAATTTAATTTCGAAACCGGTCACGCCTTATATGGTTATGACGGAAAATGTAAAAATGTCCACGGGCATAGTTATAAATTGTCAGTAACCGTAATTGGTTCTCCTATTACGGATCGTTCTAACGTTAAATTTGGAATGGTTATCGATTTCTCCGACTTAAAGAAAATTGTAAAAGAAGAAATTGTAGATCAGTTTGATCACGCAACAGTTTTTAATGAAACAACACCTCACGTTGAGTTGGCAATGGAATTAAAAACACGTGGGCATCATGTGATTTTAGTAGATTATCAGCCTACAAGTGAGAATATGGTTATTGATTTTTCAAAAAGAATAATAAGCCGTTTGCCTTTAGGAATTAAACTTTTTTCTTTAAAACTTCAGGAAACCGAATCTTCTTTTGCTGAATGGTACGCGAGTGATAATATAAACGAGTTACTATAG
- a CDS encoding NADP-dependent oxidoreductase, with product MKAIQFVGYGDISKNIITSEIEKPIIEKDEVLIEIYAAGVNPLDIKVIEGKLKSVSTFQLPATLGYDVSGIIVEKGENVTNFNIGDEVFSKVNKQGTFTEFVAVNQNIISLKPKNITFEEAASLPLVGLTAIQALKRGKLKAGDKVLIHAGSGGVGSFAIQYAKSIGAYVYTTTSTENIGWVKELGADVVIDYKTVDYAAIVQDVDMVLDTLGNQYTEEAFTVIKDGGKVITLVGTVDKETANRMKLNKIAQLFLAWKRRKITKQIKQKSAYYSLVFMRANAKQLNEITKLVESGKIKTKIDKVFPLNDTLGALLYVKNGRTKGKVVIKIK from the coding sequence ATGAAAGCAATTCAATTCGTTGGTTACGGAGATATTTCAAAAAACATAATAACTTCTGAAATTGAAAAACCTATCATTGAAAAAGATGAAGTACTAATTGAAATTTATGCTGCTGGCGTGAACCCTTTAGATATTAAAGTAATTGAAGGAAAGTTAAAAAGCGTAAGTACTTTTCAATTGCCCGCAACATTAGGATATGATGTTAGTGGAATTATTGTGGAAAAAGGTGAGAATGTAACTAATTTCAATATCGGAGATGAAGTGTTTTCAAAGGTTAATAAGCAGGGGACATTTACAGAATTTGTGGCTGTAAATCAGAATATCATAAGTCTAAAACCTAAGAATATTACTTTTGAGGAAGCTGCCAGTTTACCATTAGTTGGACTTACAGCCATACAAGCCTTGAAACGAGGTAAGCTTAAAGCTGGTGATAAGGTTTTGATTCACGCAGGATCTGGTGGCGTGGGTTCATTTGCCATTCAATATGCAAAATCTATTGGTGCTTACGTGTACACAACCACAAGTACAGAAAATATTGGATGGGTAAAAGAGCTTGGAGCAGATGTTGTTATTGACTATAAAACGGTTGATTATGCGGCGATTGTTCAAGATGTAGATATGGTTTTGGATACACTTGGAAATCAATATACTGAGGAGGCCTTCACTGTGATAAAAGATGGTGGAAAAGTGATAACACTTGTTGGTACTGTAGATAAAGAGACTGCAAACCGAATGAAGCTCAATAAAATTGCTCAGTTATTTTTAGCTTGGAAAAGGCGAAAAATAACAAAACAGATTAAGCAAAAATCAGCTTATTACAGTTTGGTATTTATGCGAGCTAACGCAAAACAACTCAATGAAATTACCAAACTTGTAGAATCAGGAAAAATCAAAACAAAAATTGACAAAGTGTTTCCTTTAAATGACACGCTTGGTGCTTTGCTTTATGTTAAAAATGGGCGAACCAAAGGAAAAGTTGTTATTAAAATAAAGTAA
- a CDS encoding enoyl-CoA hydratase/isomerase family protein: MNVQDINGTLTTTINNNIATVEFGHPASNSFPRRQLDLLTAEFQKLNNDQDVSVIVLRSVGSGAFCAGASFDELLAVSNQVEGTAFFSGFAHLINAMRSCSKIIIGRIHGKTVGGGVGIASACDYAFATVDSAIKLSELAIGIGPFVIEPAVSRKIGKTAMSEMSLAAHEWKSAAWANEKGLYARVLKDQEEMDIELEKFTSKLASYNPEALIEMKRVIWEGTSHWDTLLLERAAVSGQLVLSDFTKNALNQFKK; encoded by the coding sequence ATGAATGTTCAAGATATAAATGGCACACTTACAACAACGATAAACAATAATATTGCAACGGTTGAATTCGGGCATCCGGCAAGTAATTCTTTCCCCCGTCGCCAACTCGATTTGTTAACTGCTGAATTTCAAAAACTAAACAATGACCAAGATGTTTCCGTAATTGTTTTGCGAAGTGTTGGGAGTGGAGCTTTTTGTGCTGGTGCTTCTTTTGATGAGCTTCTGGCTGTTTCTAATCAAGTGGAAGGAACTGCTTTTTTCTCGGGATTTGCACATTTAATTAATGCGATGCGCAGCTGTTCTAAGATTATCATTGGTCGTATTCACGGGAAAACCGTTGGCGGTGGCGTGGGCATTGCGTCCGCTTGTGACTATGCTTTTGCGACTGTCGATAGCGCCATAAAACTTTCGGAGCTTGCCATAGGGATTGGCCCGTTTGTTATTGAACCCGCAGTTTCTCGTAAAATTGGGAAAACGGCTATGAGCGAAATGTCTTTAGCCGCGCACGAATGGAAATCAGCTGCTTGGGCTAATGAAAAAGGATTGTATGCAAGAGTGTTAAAAGACCAAGAGGAAATGGACATTGAGCTAGAAAAATTCACTTCAAAGTTAGCCTCTTATAATCCGGAAGCCTTGATCGAAATGAAAAGAGTAATCTGGGAAGGAACTTCTCATTGGGATACTCTTTTACTGGAAAGAGCCGCCGTTTCGGGTCAGTTAGTACTTTCCGACTTTACTAAAAACGCATTAAATCAGTTCAAGAAATAA
- a CDS encoding aldehyde dehydrogenase family protein, translated as MANVTKPVFKERYGNFIGGKFVAPVKGQYFDNVSPVDGKVFTQAARSTQEDIDLALDAAHEAFPSWSTSSATERSNALLKIAQVMEDNFEYLATLETIDNGKPIRESRAADIPYCIDHFRYFAGVIRADEGSISEHDKNTVSIVLHEPIGVVGEIIPWNFPMLMLAWKIAPALAAGCTAVVKPAEQTPTSVIALMELIGDILPPGVLNIVTGFGAEAGAALATSKRIAKLSFTGSTETGRKVLHNAAENIIPVTMELGGKSPNIFFPSVADQDDEFYSKAIEGALMFALNQGEICTAPSRILVHEDIAEDFIARMQERLGAIKTGNPLDPETMIGSQVSKPQYEKILNYINIGKEEGALVLAGGDAGNYEGELSEGYYIQPTVLKGTNDMRVFQEEIFGPVVALTTFSSTEEAIAIANDTPYGLGAGVWSRDAHELFQVPRAIQAGRVWVNQYHTYPAHAPFGGVKESGFGRENHKMALDHYRVVKNMLISYDKKPMGFF; from the coding sequence ATGGCAAATGTAACAAAACCTGTATTCAAAGAAAGATACGGGAACTTTATTGGCGGTAAATTCGTAGCTCCCGTAAAAGGACAATATTTTGACAATGTATCTCCAGTAGACGGAAAAGTATTTACTCAAGCAGCTCGTTCAACACAAGAAGATATTGATCTTGCACTTGATGCAGCACACGAAGCGTTCCCATCATGGAGTACTTCTTCAGCTACAGAACGTAGTAATGCTTTATTGAAAATTGCTCAAGTAATGGAAGACAACTTCGAATACCTAGCAACTTTAGAAACCATTGACAACGGTAAACCAATCCGTGAGTCTCGTGCAGCAGATATTCCTTACTGTATTGATCACTTCCGTTATTTCGCAGGTGTTATCCGTGCAGATGAAGGAAGTATTTCGGAGCATGATAAAAACACAGTAAGTATCGTATTGCACGAACCTATTGGAGTAGTTGGTGAAATCATTCCTTGGAACTTCCCAATGTTAATGCTAGCTTGGAAAATAGCTCCAGCTTTAGCAGCAGGTTGTACTGCAGTTGTTAAGCCAGCAGAACAAACTCCTACTAGTGTTATCGCTTTAATGGAACTTATAGGTGACATTTTACCTCCAGGTGTATTGAACATAGTAACTGGTTTTGGTGCAGAAGCTGGTGCAGCTTTAGCTACATCTAAGCGTATTGCTAAACTTTCATTTACTGGTTCTACTGAAACAGGACGTAAAGTATTACACAATGCAGCCGAAAACATTATTCCAGTAACTATGGAATTAGGTGGGAAATCTCCAAATATTTTCTTCCCATCAGTAGCAGATCAAGACGATGAATTCTATAGCAAAGCTATTGAAGGAGCGTTAATGTTCGCACTTAACCAAGGTGAAATTTGTACAGCTCCATCTCGTATTTTAGTACACGAAGATATAGCTGAGGATTTTATCGCAAGAATGCAAGAACGTTTGGGAGCTATCAAAACGGGTAATCCATTAGATCCAGAAACAATGATTGGATCTCAAGTTTCTAAGCCTCAATATGAAAAAATTCTTAACTATATCAATATTGGTAAAGAAGAAGGTGCATTAGTATTAGCTGGTGGAGACGCTGGTAACTACGAAGGTGAGCTTTCTGAAGGATATTACATCCAACCAACAGTATTGAAAGGAACAAACGATATGCGTGTTTTTCAAGAAGAAATTTTTGGACCAGTTGTAGCCTTAACAACATTCAGTTCTACTGAAGAAGCTATTGCAATCGCAAACGATACTCCTTACGGTTTAGGTGCAGGTGTTTGGTCTCGTGACGCTCACGAATTATTCCAAGTTCCACGTGCTATTCAAGCTGGTAGAGTTTGGGTAAACCAATACCATACTTATCCTGCTCACGCTCCTTTTGGTGGTGTTAAAGAATCAGGATTTGGTCGCGAAAACCATAAAATGGCTTTAGATCATTACCGTGTTGTAAAAAACATGTTGATCTCTTACGACAAAAAACCTATGGGTTTCTTTTAA
- a CDS encoding YqhA family protein: MKKIFFLFRYVSWTAIIGSLLGSLLLFVVGALKTMNAFRVVIFNYIPEDKAHLHPADIATTYLIKSLDTFLIALVLFIFAHGVYTLFISNKKYDDEKNVLKWIKTPNIGHLKNVLAEVIVIILFVKFLEVVFVNIDNLKWEIVILPISIVLLALGLKFLKLNKEESTNIKK; the protein is encoded by the coding sequence ATGAAAAAAATATTCTTTTTATTTCGTTATGTAAGCTGGACAGCAATCATAGGCTCACTACTTGGTTCTTTACTACTTTTTGTAGTAGGTGCTTTAAAAACCATGAATGCATTTAGAGTGGTCATCTTCAATTATATTCCAGAAGATAAGGCACATCTACATCCAGCAGATATAGCAACTACTTATCTTATAAAATCTTTAGATACGTTTTTAATAGCCTTGGTACTTTTCATTTTCGCACATGGTGTTTACACCTTATTTATTTCAAACAAAAAATATGACGACGAAAAAAACGTGCTAAAATGGATAAAAACACCAAATATTGGTCATCTAAAAAATGTGCTCGCCGAAGTAATTGTCATTATTCTTTTTGTGAAATTTCTTGAGGTAGTCTTTGTGAATATCGATAACCTTAAATGGGAAATTGTAATACTTCCTATTTCAATTGTTCTTTTGGCTCTTGGTTTAAAATTTCTAAAACTGAATAAAGAAGAAAGCACAAACATTAAAAAATAA
- a CDS encoding UDP-2,3-diacylglucosamine diphosphatase, which translates to MQLSNNKKIYFASDQHFGAPTAELSFPREQKFVAWLDEVKKDAEAIFLLGDLFDFWFEYKTVVPKGFVRVLGKLAEIRDSGIPIYFFVGNHDLWMEDYFQKELNIPVYHDNKEFTFNGKTFLIGHGDGKGPGDMGYKRMKKVFTNPISKWFFRWMHPDIGVRLAQYLSVKNKLISGDEDVTFLGEDNEWLILYAKRKLETKHYNYFVFGHRHLPMKLSVGENSEYVNLGDWIGYFTYGVFDGETFEIKKFER; encoded by the coding sequence ATGCAATTATCCAACAATAAAAAAATATATTTCGCTTCTGATCAGCATTTTGGTGCGCCTACGGCTGAACTCAGTTTCCCAAGAGAACAAAAATTTGTTGCTTGGCTAGACGAAGTAAAAAAAGATGCCGAAGCTATTTTTCTATTAGGTGATTTGTTCGACTTTTGGTTCGAATATAAAACGGTTGTCCCTAAAGGATTCGTGAGGGTTTTAGGAAAATTGGCGGAAATTCGAGATAGTGGAATTCCTATTTATTTTTTTGTGGGAAACCACGATTTATGGATGGAAGACTATTTCCAGAAAGAGCTTAATATTCCTGTTTACCACGACAATAAAGAATTTACTTTTAACGGTAAAACTTTTCTTATCGGTCATGGTGACGGAAAAGGTCCCGGCGATATGGGATACAAACGAATGAAAAAAGTCTTTACAAACCCAATCTCAAAATGGTTTTTTAGATGGATGCATCCAGATATTGGAGTGCGTTTAGCACAATACCTTTCGGTGAAAAACAAACTGATTTCTGGAGACGAAGATGTTACTTTCTTGGGTGAAGATAACGAATGGTTAATTTTGTATGCCAAAAGAAAACTGGAAACGAAACATTACAATTATTTTGTTTTTGGACACCGTCATCTGCCTATGAAATTATCTGTAGGTGAAAATTCTGAGTACGTTAATCTAGGAGACTGGATTGGCTATTTTACCTATGGCGTTTTTGATGGGGAGACTTTCGAAATTAAAAAGTTTGAACGCTAG